One window from the genome of Halococcus saccharolyticus DSM 5350 encodes:
- the eif1A gene encoding translation initiation factor eIF-1A, whose product MSDNQGRKDLRMPDDDEVFAVVTEMLGANRVNVRCMDGTERTARIPGRMQKRVWIREDDVVLVSPWDWQDEKADIEWRYDKQDADQLRREGHIQG is encoded by the coding sequence ATGAGCGACAACCAGGGACGGAAAGACCTTCGGATGCCCGACGACGACGAGGTGTTCGCCGTCGTGACCGAGATGCTCGGCGCGAACCGGGTGAACGTCCGGTGTATGGACGGCACCGAACGAACCGCACGGATTCCTGGTCGGATGCAAAAGCGGGTTTGGATTCGGGAGGACGACGTCGTGCTCGTCTCGCCGTGGGACTGGCAGGACGAGAAAGCCGACATCGAGTGGCGATACGACAAACAGGACGCCGACCAGCTCCGACGGGAGGGCCATATTCAGGGATAA
- a CDS encoding DUF460 domain-containing protein, which yields MSSRISALDAVVFGVDVQSGDVRGDAPSYAVVAFDGENLDRDVVSHRKLRRLIDREEPAIVATDNVYELAADKDALVRLLGSLPDETRLVQVTGDEQPEPLSRVASRHGVPYGKKPMKEAEAAARLAAANVGYEVSAFTDTTEVKVSRGRSTGSGGWSEDRYTRRIHGSVKRRAREVDTELREAGLDYEMDETEKYGGYANAVFTVEARPSDIPVSARRSGDTRTEIERVRRDGIEFRPLAKRRDHVLVGIDPGTTTAVAIVGLDGAVLDVLSTRTADTAAVIEWIVERGRPVVVAADVEPMPSTVEKIRRSFSAAGWVPERDLAVDEKQHRTREEGYDNDHERDALAAALHAFDEYEDTFERVGRKVPPRIETGEVIARVVAGEESVETVLADLAGDDEADDDEDEHEPRELTPEEQRIKDLETRVERLDSHVDDLETTIEAKDEEIAEYERELTDARREERREARERREVNRLERENERLERELDEQREANEELTEKLDRLKELWRLDHSNFADVAEAKQGLVPVKPVAKFTKSALREADERYGLAAGDVVYLRDASGAGRSTAETLVEREPRVVLKDGGLSEVARELLFEHEIPVAPADEVPIEEVDDLAVAREGTVEAAIEGWRERAVAWRKDQNESMVDQVISEHRADRSESD from the coding sequence GTGAGCAGTCGCATCAGCGCGCTCGATGCGGTGGTGTTCGGGGTCGACGTCCAGAGCGGGGACGTCCGCGGTGACGCACCCTCCTACGCCGTTGTTGCGTTCGATGGCGAGAACCTCGATCGTGACGTCGTCTCGCACCGAAAGCTCCGGCGGCTGATCGACCGCGAGGAGCCCGCGATCGTCGCCACCGACAACGTCTACGAACTCGCCGCCGACAAGGACGCTCTCGTCCGACTGCTGGGCAGTCTGCCGGACGAAACCAGGCTCGTCCAGGTCACCGGCGACGAGCAGCCCGAACCCCTCTCGCGGGTGGCGAGCCGCCACGGAGTTCCATATGGCAAGAAGCCGATGAAGGAGGCAGAAGCCGCCGCACGGCTCGCGGCCGCGAACGTCGGATACGAGGTTTCGGCGTTCACCGACACTACCGAGGTGAAGGTCTCGCGTGGCCGTTCGACCGGCAGCGGCGGGTGGTCGGAGGATCGCTACACCAGGCGGATCCACGGGTCGGTCAAGCGTCGCGCTCGCGAGGTCGACACCGAGCTGCGGGAGGCGGGCCTCGACTACGAGATGGACGAGACCGAGAAGTACGGCGGGTACGCCAACGCGGTCTTTACTGTCGAGGCGCGGCCGTCGGACATTCCGGTGTCGGCCAGGCGCTCGGGCGACACCAGAACCGAGATCGAGCGCGTCCGGCGGGACGGGATCGAGTTCCGCCCGCTCGCGAAGCGCCGGGATCACGTGCTCGTGGGGATCGATCCAGGCACGACGACCGCGGTGGCGATCGTCGGGCTCGACGGCGCGGTGCTGGACGTGCTGAGCACGAGGACCGCCGACACCGCCGCGGTGATCGAGTGGATCGTCGAGCGCGGTCGGCCGGTCGTGGTGGCGGCCGACGTCGAGCCGATGCCCTCCACAGTCGAAAAGATCCGCCGGAGCTTCTCGGCGGCGGGCTGGGTGCCCGAGCGCGATCTGGCCGTGGACGAGAAACAACACCGGACTCGCGAGGAAGGATACGACAACGACCACGAGCGCGACGCGCTCGCCGCCGCCCTCCACGCGTTCGACGAGTACGAGGACACCTTCGAGCGCGTCGGCCGGAAGGTGCCCCCACGGATCGAGACCGGCGAAGTGATCGCTCGCGTGGTCGCGGGCGAAGAGTCGGTCGAGACCGTTCTCGCGGATCTCGCGGGCGACGACGAGGCCGACGACGACGAGGACGAGCACGAACCACGCGAACTCACGCCCGAGGAGCAGCGGATCAAGGACCTCGAAACACGGGTCGAGCGCCTCGATTCACACGTCGACGACCTCGAGACGACGATCGAAGCAAAAGACGAGGAGATCGCGGAGTACGAGCGCGAACTCACCGACGCGAGGCGCGAGGAGCGCCGCGAAGCGCGGGAGCGCCGCGAGGTCAACCGGCTCGAACGCGAGAACGAGCGCCTCGAACGCGAACTCGACGAACAACGCGAGGCGAACGAGGAACTCACCGAAAAACTCGATCGGCTGAAGGAGCTTTGGCGGCTGGATCACTCGAACTTCGCCGACGTGGCCGAGGCGAAACAGGGCCTCGTCCCTGTGAAGCCGGTCGCGAAGTTCACCAAGAGTGCGCTCCGGGAAGCCGACGAGCGCTACGGCCTCGCGGCAGGCGACGTGGTCTACCTCCGCGACGCGTCGGGTGCCGGCCGCTCGACCGCCGAAACGCTGGTTGAGCGCGAGCCCCGCGTCGTCCTCAAGGACGGTGGGCTTTCGGAGGTCGCTCGGGAGCTGCTGTTCGAACACGAGATCCCGGTCGCGCCCGCCGACGAGGTGCCGATCGAGGAGGTCGACGATCTCGCGGTCGCGCGCGAGGGGACGGTCGAGGCCGCCATCGAGGGGTGGCGAGAGCGCGCTGTCGCGTGGCGCAAGGACCAGAACGAATCGATGGTCGATCAGGTCATCAGCGAACATCGGGCGGACCGCAGCGAGAGCGACTGA
- a CDS encoding adenylate kinase, translating into MSQQPNVLLLGPPGAGKGTQSANVAEEYDIPHVTTGDALRANKDMETEHGTPRSFMEAGELVPDPVVNEIVAEALGNAEGYVLDGYPRNEDQVEYLADITTLDAVCLLSVSESELVDRLTGRRVCDECGANYHVEFDQPEEEGVCDECGGELIQRDDDTEDTVRERLRVYHETTEPVIEHYREAGALKEIDGEQSPDAVWDDLRTTIDEAI; encoded by the coding sequence ATGAGCCAGCAACCGAACGTCCTGCTGCTCGGACCACCCGGTGCAGGGAAGGGCACCCAGAGCGCGAACGTCGCAGAGGAGTACGACATCCCTCACGTCACGACCGGCGACGCGCTCCGGGCGAACAAGGACATGGAGACCGAACACGGCACCCCCCGATCGTTCATGGAGGCGGGCGAACTCGTCCCCGACCCCGTGGTGAACGAGATCGTCGCCGAGGCACTTGGTAACGCTGAGGGCTACGTGCTCGACGGCTACCCCCGGAACGAAGACCAGGTCGAGTATCTCGCGGATATCACGACTCTCGACGCCGTCTGTCTGCTCTCGGTGAGCGAGTCCGAGCTGGTCGATCGGCTGACCGGCCGACGGGTGTGTGACGAGTGCGGCGCGAACTACCACGTCGAGTTCGACCAACCCGAGGAGGAGGGCGTCTGTGACGAATGCGGCGGCGAGCTGATCCAGCGCGACGACGACACCGAGGACACTGTGCGCGAGCGCCTCCGGGTCTATCACGAGACCACCGAGCCGGTGATCGAGCACTACCGTGAGGCGGGCGCGCTCAAAGAGATCGACGGCGAGCAGTCACCCGACGCGGTGTGGGACGACCTCCGAACGACGATCGACGAGGCGATCTGA
- the rio1 gene encoding serine/threonine-protein kinase Rio1, with product MSGEEEYDLVDTDATEEPGDEWEELDVSDTDADRVARKQDREFAQFRERIKDADQFKVEGGVFDEATLGALYKLVQDGHIDAFGGPISTGKEAHVFLADADGADVAVKIYRINASDFRQMRKYLEGDPRFDNIGSKKKKVVLAWTKKEFANLRRAAAAGVNVPNPIAVERNVLVMEFVGQDGERAKRLGEVHIENPQTTYEVVREYTRRLYDAGLIHGDLSEYNIVVHDSQLWIIDLGQAVTIHHPNSREFLERDCRNVANFFARQGLDTDGEELLAHVTSEAEPRED from the coding sequence ATGAGTGGCGAGGAGGAGTACGATCTCGTCGATACCGACGCCACCGAGGAGCCGGGCGACGAGTGGGAGGAACTCGACGTGTCCGACACCGACGCCGACCGCGTCGCCCGCAAGCAAGACCGGGAGTTCGCACAGTTCAGGGAGCGCATCAAGGACGCCGACCAGTTCAAGGTCGAGGGTGGCGTCTTCGACGAGGCGACCCTCGGCGCGCTCTACAAACTGGTCCAGGACGGCCACATCGACGCGTTCGGCGGGCCGATTTCGACGGGAAAGGAAGCCCACGTCTTCCTCGCGGACGCGGACGGGGCCGACGTCGCGGTCAAGATCTACCGGATCAACGCGAGCGATTTCCGGCAGATGCGCAAGTATCTGGAGGGCGACCCGCGATTCGATAACATCGGCTCGAAAAAGAAGAAGGTGGTGCTCGCGTGGACGAAAAAGGAGTTTGCCAACCTCCGGCGTGCGGCGGCGGCAGGGGTCAACGTGCCGAACCCGATCGCGGTCGAGCGCAACGTACTCGTGATGGAGTTCGTGGGCCAGGACGGTGAGCGTGCGAAACGCCTCGGCGAGGTTCACATCGAGAACCCGCAGACGACGTACGAGGTCGTCCGGGAGTACACCCGCCGGCTGTACGACGCCGGGCTGATCCACGGCGACCTCTCTGAGTACAACATCGTGGTCCACGACTCGCAGCTGTGGATCATCGACCTCGGCCAGGCGGTCACGATCCACCACCCCAACAGTCGCGAGTTCCTCGAACGTGACTGCCGGAACGTGGCGAACTTCTTCGCGCGTCAGGGGCTCGACACCGACGGCGAGGAGCTGCTGGCGCACGTGACGAGCGAAGCCGAGCCGCGCGAAGACTGA
- a CDS encoding DUF7470 family protein, which yields MLNRLGLAGVVGVLCCLAGLAVVAYAAPIVAGGIALVLVGLLLVARGLLSGMLAAFGMDGMF from the coding sequence ATGTTGAACCGACTCGGCCTCGCCGGCGTCGTTGGCGTCCTTTGCTGTCTCGCCGGCCTCGCTGTCGTCGCCTACGCCGCCCCGATCGTCGCTGGCGGGATCGCGCTCGTGCTCGTCGGACTCCTTCTCGTGGCACGCGGACTGCTCTCGGGAATGCTTGCCGCGTTCGGGATGGACGGGATGTTCTGA